The Humulus lupulus chromosome 3, drHumLupu1.1, whole genome shotgun sequence genome window below encodes:
- the LOC133824115 gene encoding protein S-acyltransferase 11, with translation MADLLQEHCITPINENSEVICWGCGLRLLIPCHSPIFKCGWCGAVTNQNARKRDSEYLLLRRWRDRCFVCVLLVFMTFIICGGVWAVYPAVFSISYSCGIFHSIITSILSVTTIYTLCCAAFGCAGTPPMVLWGSYPTVGKDHLENYTFCLYCSKPKSPRAHHCRSCGKCILDMDHHCPFIGNCVGAANHRYFIAFLISAVISMIYVTFMSTYAGLYVWPPLSYRALGRIHGYSSNMASRALKEIIFALLRSAALLSARGLVLVYLFVSSVSVEIGLSILLWQQLCYIYEGKTYLSSLNSHENNDVGEKGCQNISRFFGFPYSLSRILPNFRKKILKKK, from the exons ATGGCGGACTTGCTCCAG GAGCATTGTATAACCCCAATCAATGAAAACTCTGAGGTAATTTGTTGGGGTTGTGGGTTGCGGCTTCTAATTCCATGTCACTCACCTATTTTCAAGTGTGGATGGTGTGGAGCTGTAACAAATCAGAATGCACGGAAACGTGACAGCGAGTACCTTCTGTTGAGGCGATGGCGAGATCGTTGCTTTGTTTGTGTCCTCCTCGTGTTTATGACCTTTATTATAT GTGGTGGGGTGTGGGCAGTATACCCTGCTGTTTTCTCCATCAGCTATTCTTGTGGTATATTCCATTCAATCATTACCTCAATCCTTTCTGTAACTACTATTTATACATTATGCTGTGCGGCATTTGGCTGTGCTGGCACACCTCCAATGGTATTATGGGGAAGCTACCCTACTGTGGGGAAAGATCACCTTGAGAATTATACATTCTGTCTCTACTGCTCAAAGCCAAAGTCACCTAGAGCTCACCATTGTCGTTCTTGTGGAAAGTGCATACTAGACATGGATCATCACTGTCCATTT ATAGGGAATTGCGTTGGTGCAGCGAATCACCGGTACTTCATTGCCTTCCTCATTTCAGCTGTCATCAGTATGATCTACGTCACTTTCATGTCTACGTATGCAGGTCTTTATGTCTGGCCACCATTATCATATAGAGCCTTAGGCCGCATTCATGGCTATAGCAGCAATATGGCTTCTAGAGCTCTCAAAGAGATCATATTTGCTTTGTTAAGATCTGCAGCGCTGCTTTCTGCCAGAGGGCTCGTTCTTGTATATCTTTTTGTTTCGAGTGTTTCTGTGGAGATAGGGTTGAGCATTCTTCTATGGCAGCAACTCTGTTATATTTACGAGGGGAAGACCTACTTGAGCAGTTTAAATTCGCATGAAAACAACGATGTTGGAGAGAAAGGTTGCCAAAATATCTCGCGTTTCTTCGGTTTCCCTTATTCCTTATCAAGAATCTTACCGAATTTTCGAAAGAAGATACTCAAGAAGAAGTGA